The genomic interval CAGACCTGACTGCTCgatatgtgagagagaatgtccTCCAGGAACACAGCCATCCAGAGGTAGGACACCTGTGAAGTGTGTCAGATCATATTTACTAAGTGATGATCATGCTGCTTCAGTGTACATAGAACATGTCCACTACTGTAAGACAGCTGTGTTTTTTGTTGTGCTTTGATAAATATATAATAGATAGGTTGTTGATATGTTTGATTTATGTTTGTAGGGAAATGCCTGTCATGTCCAAAGGGGACTTTCAATGATAAGATTCATGACAAATGCAAAGAGTGGACTAAATTAAGGTAATGTAGAGTTAAGCTGATGATACTgaaggcaactttttgagcaatgttccTGAGTATTGTTGTTTGGGCACATTCCCACTGACACTGGGGAAAACATCTGGAGAACAATAACCATCAGTAGGAAAATGGGAATGATCATCCAATTAGAACTAACTGGTTATTAGTTTATGTGGTAGCCTAGCAACATTggtcaaaaagttgccccatttATCATCACCTTTACAGTTAAAGGTTATGAGTGTTTGTTTCAACACTGCTGCTGGGGCAACCATTTAATTGTCATTGCACTGCTGCACCTAGATGTCATCCAGGGTACACTGTGACCAatggcaccaccaccaccgataGCAAGTGTGATATATCGAACGAGGTCATGACTACGAAACAAAGATGCTCTACCACAACTCCACCAGATGAAAAAGGTAAATTATGTTGAATCACATATTTTCTTCTCATACAGAGAAACAGCCTTCAGTGGTGGCACATCAATGTCTTTTAATGACCCTGTAAACTTTTTATGAAAACAGTCAAATCTGTTCTGCATTTTGATGTCTTCTTTAtttcttgtttttctctctcagatTGGAATATGGCACTGGTATGGATTCCCTTGGGTGTCTTATTCTCATTAGTCACAGTCACAGTTGTTGTTTTTGGCTTATTTATTACTCGAATTAAAATCAATAAGGTACCCACCAAGACGCCAATCAAAGAGCAGCCTATAACACCAGGTATGCCTGCTGttgacacaaaacacacacacatttgtttttggGAGAAAACCTGTTCAGTTCAGTCCATACGTCAATGATTTGCCCCAACCATTTTCTCAGTCAGCCAATAGTgttatcaaagatccttgattactagctccgctttaaccctctctggtgttATCACTGCTATGACCTCCTCCTCCCAGAATCCCTCAGTGCtatctgacctctgacctctcctCTGGTGTCCCCATGCAGATCCCTTCAGCCTGATGCTTGTGGAACAGGAGGAGTGCAGCTTCCGCCAGCCACAGCAGGAGCAGGGCAGCTCAATGGAGTCCCTCTCCACCCAGGACTCCATGGAGAAGCTCCTGCC from Alosa alosa isolate M-15738 ecotype Scorff River chromosome 4, AALO_Geno_1.1, whole genome shotgun sequence carries:
- the tnfrsf9a gene encoding tumor necrosis factor receptor superfamily member 9a isoform X2 yields the protein MDRQRFKMKCASSFSLDAPVHTKASTHKAARNRLVVDKGFDPTKLCTPCKNGTYTKTNREYYCDRCNQCVDPQVERTPCHGTTDTVCGCKKGYRCYRPDCSICERECPPGTQPSRGKCLSCPKGTFNDKIHDKCKEWTKLRCHPGYTVTNGTTTTDSKCDISNEVMTTKQRCSTTTPPDEKDWNMALVWIPLGVLFSLVTVTVVVFGLFITRIKINKVPTKTPIKEQPITPDPFSLMLVEQEECSFRQPQQEQGSSMESLSTQDSMEKLLPPV
- the tnfrsf9a gene encoding tumor necrosis factor receptor superfamily member 9a isoform X1, whose translation is MAPWTLFTALLMLSILFFTRGDEIGCKKWDDANNGQIVCLECHTGNRLVVDKGFDPTKLCTPCKNGTYTKTNREYYCDRCNQCVDPQVERTPCHGTTDTVCGCKKGYRCYRPDCSICERECPPGTQPSRGKCLSCPKGTFNDKIHDKCKEWTKLRCHPGYTVTNGTTTTDSKCDISNEVMTTKQRCSTTTPPDEKDWNMALVWIPLGVLFSLVTVTVVVFGLFITRIKINKVPTKTPIKEQPITPDPFSLMLVEQEECSFRQPQQEQGSSMESLSTQDSMEKLLPPV